The proteins below are encoded in one region of Bombus terrestris chromosome 7, iyBomTerr1.2, whole genome shotgun sequence:
- the LOC100645991 gene encoding uncharacterized protein LOC100645991, protein MAEWAKFNGEEKLTQSSNTIETENNNKEEEDGTGGSRGDSRNAEVITRKSDEELLIEKRRSSVNRTPQETPRKTESRKASDATSSELNSLVKNASRLRKNSDQIGILTEERSKISNDQSYVNDAAIEKDEEIRNCLEKTFDAYNEPGSKIRQEARHELRESKESQNSVKKPDSLYKDNVASPPKRKSVFAERSSIFGSPTKILSKNRSPSEKSTEKLVNGKSPREDKQQHHVQFNKDAKKQQSREQRPQSSPSLPPSTTSSSEDNSSLGQLCEATPPDGGWGWVVVAASFMVNLIADGITFSFGVIYVEFLNYFGEGKSKTAWIGSLFMAMPLLSGPVASFLTDRYGCRRVSIAGSILAAAGFVISSFANSMEVLIFTFGVLAGFGLSLCFVAAVVIVAYYFDKKRSFATGLSVCGSGIGTFIFAPVTQYLLAEYGWRGTTLILAGLFLNLAVCGCLMRDLEWTTTRAKAKTEERRKNREKKRTRIQSSSVDSFSANSSLNTLTIMENLRTQEEEEEDGEKLFSSLVSLPTFVKNGEKVPLEVLELLSTRKNVYNVLLQNYPSLLISSRSFSDSGPLHDQLSTPSARFVPTPSSLSELKSEENKDKVLPNDEQTLRQQTDAAWRLWWLKKINLDSSLRRSSTLEHTRRLPTAYLKDIRVHRQSLTYRGAMLNINRYRLRASSCPDIYRNSMTTIARTKLVWYAGLWEFWDLIVDMLDFSHFADSRFLLFAISNFLLHTWYDVPYVYLTDNAIEMGFSETDASILISVIGITNMGGEILLGWAGDRAWVNASIVYAVCMAFCGAVTALIPMVIGNYYALCAISGAFGLFIGANYSLTSIILVELITLERFTNAYGLLLLVQGVANLMGPPLAGWLYDITGTYDLSFYLAGFFIALSGVLLLAMPLISLYRKCLHGSRKEETDEDFANVNRV, encoded by the exons ATGGCCGAGTGGGCCAAGTTCAATGGCGAGGAGAAGCTGACTCAATCGAGCAACACGATCGAGACAGAGAACAATAACAAAGAGGAGGAGGACGGTACCGGTGGATCGCGTGGTGACTCGAGAAACGCCGAGGTGATAACACGAAAAAGCGACGAGGAGTTGTTGATCGAGAAAAGACGTTCTTCCGTAAACAGGACTCCTCAAGAAACGCCGCGTAAAACGGAGTCGCGAAAAGCTAGCGACGCGACCTCGTCAGAATTAAATTCTTTGGTGAAGAACGCGTCACGGTTGAGAAAAAATTCCGATCAGATCGGAATTCTTACCGAGGAGCGATCCAAGATATCGAACGATCAGAGCTACGTGAACGATGCGGCGATCGAGAAGGACGAGGAGATACGAAATTGTTTGGAGAAAACGTTCGATGCTTACAACGAGCCTGGCTCGAAGATTCGACAGGAAGCTAGGCACGAATTGAGAGAATCGAAAGAATCGCAGAACTCGGTGAAGAAGCCTGACAGTTTGTACAAGGACAACGTTGCCAGCCCGCCGAAGCGTAAGAGCGTTTTCGCAGAACGAAGTTCGATTTTTGGCTCTCCGACGAAGATCTTGTCGAAGAATCGTTCGCCGTCCGAGAAGAGTACCGAGAAGTTGGTTAACGGGAAATCGCCGCGGGAGGACAAGCAACAACATCATGTGCAATTTAACAAAGACGCGAAGAAGCAGCAGTCCAGGGAGCAGAGGCCGCAATCGAGCCCTTCGCTACCACCGTCGACCACCAGCAGTTCCGAGGATAATTCCAGCTTGGGGCAATTGTGCGAGGCTACACCACCTGATGGCGGTTGGGGATGGGTGGTCGTCGCAGCTTCCTTCATGGTTAACCTCATAGCCGACGGTATTACGTTCTCGTTCGGCGTGATCTACGTGGAATTTCTCAACTATTTCGGCGAAGGGAAATCGAAGACGGCCTGGATCGGCAGCTTGTTCATGGCGATGCCGTTGTTGTCGGGCCCCGTGGCCAGTTTCCTCACGGACAGATACGGTTGTCGAAGAGTTTCTATAGCGGGCAGTATCCTAGCGGCGGCCGGTTTCGTTATAAGTTCTTTCGCGAACTCCATGGAGGTTCTGATATTCACTTTCGGAGTTCTCGCTGGCTTCGGTTTGTCCTTGTGTTTCGTGGCAGCCGTGGTGATCGTCGCTTACTACTTCGATAAGAAGAGATCTTTCGCGACAGGTTTGTCCGTCTGCGGTAGCGGTATAGGAACGTTCATCTTTGCCCCGGTTACGCAGTACCTGCTGGCTGAATACGGCTGGCGGGGAACCACGCTGATATTGGCCGGTCTGTTCCTCAATCTGGCTGTTTGCGGCTGTCTTATGAGGGATCTCGAATGGACCACCACCAGAGCGAAGGCGAAGACCGAGGAGAGACGGAAAAATCGCGAGAAAAAGAGAACCAGGATACAGAGCTCGAGCGTGGACTCGTTCTCCGCGAATAGTTCGCTGAACACCCTCACGATCATGGAGAATCTTCGGACtcaagaggaagaggaggaggacgGTGAAAAGCTATTTTCCAGTCTGGTAAGCTTACCCACGTTCGTGAAGAACGGCGAAAAGGTACCGTTGGAGGTATTGGAACTACTTAGTACTCGTAAAAACGTGTACAACGTGTTACTGCAAAATTATCCGAGTCTGCTCATCTCCTCGAGGAGCTTCAGCGATTCCGGGCCGCTTCACGATCAGCTGAGCACACCTTCGGCCAGATTCGTGCCCACGCCGAGCTCTTTGTCCGAGTTAAAGAGCGAGGAAAACAAGGACAAGGTCTTGCCCAACGACGAGCAAACTCTTCGACAGCAAACGGACGCCGCTTGGCGATTGTGGTGGTTGAAGAAGATCAATCTGGATAGCTCGTTGAGAAGATCCAGCACTCTCGAGCATACCAGGAGACTACCTACTGCCTATTTGAAGGATATCAGAGTGCATAGACAGAGCCTTACGTATAGAGGTGCTATGTTGAACATAAATCGATATCGACTCAGGGCATCCAGTTGTCCGGATATTTATAGGAACTCGATGACCACCATAGCTAGAACCAAACTCGTCTGGTATGCCGGTCTCTGGGAATTCTGGGACCTCATCGTCGATATGCTCGATTTTTCTCATTTCGCTGATTCGCGTTTCTTGCTGTTCGCCATTAGCAATTTTCTCCTACATACCTGGTACGACGTGCCCTACGTCTATTTGACGGACAACGCGATCGAGATGGGCTTTAGCGAAACCGACGCATCTATTTTAATATCGGTCATAGGAATAACCAACATGGGTGGCGAG ATTCTGCTTGGTTGGGCAGGAGACAGAGCATGGGTAAACGCATCTATCGTATATGCAGTATGCATGGCATTTTGTGGCGCGGTGACGGCTTTAATACCCATGGTAATTGGTAATTACTATGCCTTATGCGCGATCTCTGGTGCTTTTGGATTATTCATCGGGGCGAACTACAGTCTTACCAGCATCATCCTCGTCGAACTGATTACGCTGGAAAGATTCACAAACGCGTATGGCCTTCTACTCTTGGTCCAGGGTGTTGCAAATCTTATGGGTCCTCCGTTGGCCG GATGGCTTTACGATATCACGGGGACGTACGATTTGTCGTTCTACTTAGCCGGTTTCTTCATTGCGTTGAGCGGAGTTCTCTTACTGGCGATGCCTTTAATTAGCCTATACCGGAAATGTTTGCACGGATCGAGGAAAGAGGAAACTGACGAAGATTTTGCGAACGTGAACAGAGTCTGA